One window of the Runella slithyformis DSM 19594 genome contains the following:
- a CDS encoding site-specific DNA-methyltransferase, which yields MNKHDLIQKVKALEGISQDERAYLIDLINTKKKYGLVWEDKPEDVEETLRTHLPVLQEVPEKRITGFRDLQDRQDKNAVQGLRMGQDRQDLKKVSTPTLFDTVSSAQEVKIKQDFENNPSTNPVVPDNPENPVKDCFPNHTLIEGDNLHALTALTFTHENKIDVIYIDPPYNTGNKDFKYNDSFVDREDSYRHSKWLSFMDKRLRIAKRLLSDKGVIFISIDDNEQAQLKLLCDEVFGENNFIDNIIWEKNYAPRNDAKYFSAAHDFILVYKKGDWERKLDERSDAQNLPYKHDDNNGRGLYRMDNVLVKTFNQSGVFPVINPNTGKEYLPPQGSCWRYSKDTFQRMIEENRIYWGKDGKGAPQAKRYLNEVKQGTVPQTIWKYQDVGHTQDGKNELKDLDLTNRAFETPKPSKLIKKIINYDTRPNATILDFFAGSGTTLHATMALNAEDGGSRQCILVTNNENNICEEVTYERNKRVIEGYTNAKGAWVEGLGGNNLRYYRGGFVPSLKSEANKRLLTQASTELLCLKENCYHEITAEYALDPRQARIFRDDADAYMVVVYHSRQQAEVCEALVGIIQGLSSTQKIKVYGFSPEKDILVEEFYGVQDRIEAIPLPDAIYNAYKATFRIMGLDRM from the coding sequence ATGAACAAACACGACCTCATCCAAAAAGTAAAAGCCCTCGAAGGCATCAGCCAAGACGAACGTGCCTACCTCATTGACCTCATCAATACCAAGAAAAAATACGGCCTCGTGTGGGAAGATAAACCCGAAGACGTAGAAGAAACCCTCCGCACCCACCTGCCCGTGCTGCAGGAAGTACCGGAAAAGCGCATAACAGGATTTAGGGATTTGCAGGATAGACAGGATAAAAATGCAGTACAGGGTTTAAGGATGGGGCAAGATAGACAGGATTTGAAGAAAGTCAGTACGCCTACGCTCTTTGATACGGTATCATCAGCACAGGAGGTGAAGATTAAACAGGATTTTGAGAATAATCCATCAACTAATCCTGTCGTTCCTGACAATCCCGAAAATCCTGTTAAAGACTGTTTTCCCAACCACACCCTCATCGAAGGCGACAACCTCCACGCCCTGACGGCTCTGACGTTTACGCACGAAAACAAAATTGATGTCATTTATATTGACCCGCCTTACAATACGGGCAACAAAGATTTTAAGTACAACGATAGTTTTGTGGACCGAGAAGACTCTTACCGACACTCCAAATGGCTATCGTTTATGGACAAACGCCTGCGCATAGCCAAACGACTCCTGAGCGACAAAGGCGTGATTTTTATCTCCATCGACGATAACGAACAAGCCCAACTCAAACTGCTTTGTGATGAGGTGTTTGGGGAAAATAATTTTATTGATAATATAATCTGGGAGAAAAACTACGCTCCACGAAATGATGCAAAATATTTTAGTGCTGCACATGATTTTATCTTAGTCTATAAAAAAGGGGATTGGGAAAGAAAATTAGATGAAAGAAGTGATGCTCAAAACTTGCCATATAAACATGATGATAACAATGGGAGAGGCTTATATCGAATGGATAATGTTTTGGTAAAAACCTTTAACCAGTCGGGCGTCTTTCCAGTAATAAATCCGAATACAGGAAAAGAATATTTGCCTCCGCAAGGAAGTTGCTGGCGGTATAGCAAAGATACTTTCCAAAGAATGATTGAAGAAAATAGAATTTATTGGGGAAAAGATGGTAAAGGTGCACCGCAAGCAAAAAGGTATTTAAACGAAGTAAAACAAGGAACTGTACCTCAAACTATTTGGAAATATCAAGATGTTGGGCATACCCAAGATGGAAAAAATGAACTAAAGGATTTAGACTTAACAAATAGAGCATTTGAAACGCCTAAACCTTCTAAATTGATAAAGAAAATTATCAATTATGACACTCGGCCAAATGCCACCATTCTCGATTTTTTCGCAGGCAGTGGCACCACGCTTCATGCCACGATGGCGCTCAATGCCGAAGATGGCGGCAGCAGGCAATGTATTTTGGTAACTAATAATGAGAATAATATCTGTGAAGAAGTCACTTACGAGCGCAACAAACGAGTCATAGAGGGCTATACCAATGCCAAAGGGGCGTGGGTGGAGGGGCTGGGGGGCAATAATTTGCGGTATTATCGGGGAGGTTTTGTGCCGAGCCTCAAATCAGAAGCCAACAAACGCCTACTTACCCAAGCGAGCACTGAGCTGCTGTGCCTCAAAGAAAACTGCTACCACGAAATCACGGCCGAGTATGCACTTGACCCACGGCAAGCCCGTATTTTCAGGGATGATGCCGATGCCTACATGGTCGTGGTGTATCACAGCCGTCAGCAAGCCGAGGTCTGCGAGGCATTGGTGGGTATCATTCAGGGGTTGAGCAGTACCCAAAAGATAAAAGTGTACGGTTTCAGTCCCGAAAAGGATATTTTGGTGGAAGAGTTTTATGGGGTACAAGACCGCATCGAGGCCATACCGCTGCCCGATGCCATCTACAATGCCTACAAAGCCACGTTCAGAATAATGGGTCTTGACAGGATGTAG
- a CDS encoding Crp/Fnr family transcriptional regulator: MSYVRRYLETFHPVTDGQYAQIAPYEKEIFVLKKGDYFIKAGEVTNQMGLIIEGVMSNNYLDRGKEKIQYFLSKNEVAANPESFDFRTPSRVSIKAITACRLVTVDHATYWKLVEILPWWGQLTRTIGSVVLTQRLQKRAELMTLTPTERYERFSIENPHILQQVPLGMIASYLGIQPPSLSRIRRKQLQKNRLTKEI, encoded by the coding sequence ATGAGCTACGTTCGTCGTTATTTAGAAACTTTTCATCCCGTCACTGACGGGCAATACGCCCAGATCGCCCCTTACGAAAAGGAAATTTTCGTACTGAAAAAAGGCGACTATTTCATAAAAGCGGGAGAAGTAACCAACCAAATGGGATTGATCATTGAGGGGGTTATGTCCAACAATTACCTCGACAGAGGAAAGGAGAAAATCCAGTATTTTCTGAGTAAAAATGAAGTGGCCGCCAACCCCGAAAGCTTTGACTTCCGGACACCGAGCAGGGTGAGCATCAAAGCCATAACCGCCTGTCGTTTAGTAACAGTTGACCATGCTACGTACTGGAAACTGGTAGAAATACTTCCTTGGTGGGGGCAACTGACCCGGACCATCGGCAGCGTGGTATTGACCCAAAGGCTGCAGAAAAGAGCCGAATTGATGACGTTGACACCGACCGAACGGTATGAAAGATTTTCGATTGAAAATCCTCATATTTTACAACAGGTACCCCTCGGAATGATCGCATCGTATTTAGGAATACAGCCACCGTCCCTGAGCAGAATACGACGAAAACAGCTTCAAAAAAACCGGTTGACAAAAGAAATTTAA